A genomic region of Brevibacillus sp. JNUCC-41 contains the following coding sequences:
- the brnQ gene encoding branched-chain amino acid transport system II carrier protein, with product MATRVPFSFILVIGLMLFALFFGAGNLIFPPMLGQSAGMNVWPANAGFLLTGVGLPLLGVLALGFSGKDDLQSLASRVHPVFGIVFTTVLYLAIGPLFALPRSGNVSFEIGVKPFLSDSPGSAPLLIFTIIFFSITCLFSINPAKVVGIVGKILTPIKITFIGILVVVAFKHPIGDFQAPINNYSVQPFFNGFREGYLTMDTLASFVFGIIIINAIKEKGAKTKKQIMMVCAKATGIAAFFLATMYSALSYMGASSVEKLGHLENGGTILAKVSDYYFGAYGGILLGLMITVACLTTSVGLVTSCSSFFHKLFPKVPYKTIAISLSIFSAIVANIGLTQLIAVSIPLLTAIYPLAIVLIFLTFFHSLFKGKAEVYQGSLLLTFIVSLFDGLNRAGIHFSSINNFFNEILPMYDVGLGWIIPAIVGGFIGFSSSILRGKFGLNPPTSS from the coding sequence TTGGCTACTAGAGTACCATTTTCATTTATATTAGTTATTGGTTTAATGTTATTTGCTCTATTTTTTGGGGCAGGAAATTTAATTTTTCCACCAATGCTTGGTCAATCAGCAGGAATGAATGTCTGGCCAGCAAATGCAGGGTTTTTATTAACAGGAGTTGGCTTACCGTTACTTGGTGTGTTAGCACTTGGTTTTTCGGGTAAAGATGATTTACAGTCGTTAGCAAGTCGGGTCCATCCTGTATTTGGTATTGTATTCACAACCGTTCTTTATTTAGCCATTGGTCCTTTATTTGCTTTGCCTAGATCAGGAAACGTTTCTTTTGAAATCGGTGTAAAACCTTTTTTGTCAGACAGTCCAGGCTCTGCACCTTTACTTATTTTCACAATCATCTTTTTTAGCATTACGTGCCTTTTTTCGATCAATCCCGCGAAAGTTGTCGGAATTGTCGGGAAAATATTAACACCAATCAAGATAACGTTCATTGGAATCCTAGTAGTGGTTGCTTTTAAACATCCAATCGGAGATTTTCAAGCACCTATTAATAATTATTCAGTTCAACCATTTTTTAATGGATTTAGAGAAGGTTATTTAACAATGGATACGCTTGCCTCTTTTGTTTTTGGCATCATCATCATTAATGCCATTAAAGAAAAAGGTGCTAAAACAAAAAAACAAATTATGATGGTTTGTGCAAAAGCAACTGGAATTGCAGCCTTTTTCCTGGCAACCATGTATTCAGCTCTTTCTTATATGGGTGCTTCAAGTGTAGAAAAACTTGGGCACCTGGAAAACGGAGGCACCATCTTGGCAAAAGTCTCTGATTATTATTTTGGGGCTTATGGCGGGATATTATTAGGATTAATGATTACAGTAGCTTGTTTAACAACAAGCGTAGGACTTGTTACATCTTGTTCTTCATTCTTCCATAAACTATTTCCAAAGGTACCTTACAAAACAATTGCTATTAGTTTATCTATTTTTAGTGCCATAGTTGCCAATATTGGGCTAACCCAGTTAATTGCTGTTTCCATTCCTCTCTTAACAGCTATTTATCCATTAGCCATTGTATTAATTTTCTTGACATTTTTTCATTCTTTATTTAAAGGGAAGGCTGAAGTGTATCAAGGGAGCTTACTTCTAACATTTATAGTCAGTTTATTTGATGGATTGAATCGGGCTGGCATACACTTTTCTTCCATTAATAATTTTTTCAATGAAATTCTTCCTATGTACGATGTCGGACTGGGGTGGATCATTCCAGCGATTGTTGGAGGATTTATAGGGTTTAGCAGTAGCATACTACGAGGGAAATTCGGTCTTAATCCCCCAACCAGTAGTTAA
- a CDS encoding DUF1259 domain-containing protein, which yields MNNFDSICEQFATLLKGKSNVNQGSCSVSLHRDFKVIVQGRQSSSVVPAGVLFESLDQSGNALNLAEIAVLQEEIPSFIYSIVQQGLIVSAIHNHWLFTEPSIMYVHIQSIEPPLNFAKKMVHSFSFLRSYPIA from the coding sequence ATGAATAACTTTGATTCAATTTGTGAACAATTTGCTACTCTCCTAAAAGGAAAAAGTAACGTAAATCAAGGTAGTTGTTCTGTATCCTTACACCGCGATTTTAAGGTGATAGTTCAAGGGCGCCAAAGCAGTTCTGTTGTGCCGGCAGGAGTCTTATTTGAATCATTGGATCAAAGTGGTAATGCATTAAATTTGGCTGAAATAGCTGTTTTACAAGAAGAGATTCCTAGTTTTATTTATTCAATTGTCCAACAGGGTTTGATTGTGAGTGCCATACATAATCACTGGTTATTTACTGAACCTTCAATTATGTATGTTCACATTCAATCTATTGAGCCTCCATTAAATTTTGCAAAAAAGATGGTACACTCATTTTCATTTTTACGCAGTTATCCCATTGCTTAG
- a CDS encoding NucA/NucB deoxyribonuclease domain-containing protein, whose translation MSRLHKRCFTIVLVMLLTLGIYAPVQAQATSAGGGYWVPDDKIKQATELMKQGKSLGELEIKQDQVQQKEGIQTLDELMEADQQSKATYRANLAPPIKTAVGWVPPEFDYDHILTVDECRGSPDSSSETGYIKNRYSFCWSHVATYQVPVKCIGGICINAGVQFQFTEIGYGSNQSRNMRIYYTLDDIIVTDPALNGAKLKIDMVCESKLNAGDCKEDPGYPPTERTIAHWKNTNFDTEIFTSEAPPATDSNPDQLGYMEFWPKLTLTHSARKYKKSIDGIKQTVRYDSAKYMFAFPNQYFRQGAVFSKATPVFNVPITKPEFKMLTEAGQHWKEAMDHPEQTKPQMVGKNIPGAVGDSTLTRMYTKRHQDEYNLNRNKTRRICDREFGDEDRTGKQCDEYPFASTWEGSSTNGSDNFSVRMISADSNGAAGTWLGAWYAYDRILDGDAFNVEVEAPEKIATIRSEGQPQDGQDNRSSDNFTIGNIPPYATKLQWKIVDGPKDAKFDVMKDISFGIDETIFYDLTDGTESEIKTSEDFYIARPKNTDGESFTVEVYAIP comes from the coding sequence ATGTCCCGGTTACACAAGCGTTGTTTTACAATTGTCCTTGTCATGCTTTTGACCCTTGGCATCTATGCACCTGTACAGGCACAAGCAACTTCAGCAGGTGGAGGGTACTGGGTCCCAGACGACAAGATCAAGCAGGCAACCGAACTGATGAAGCAAGGCAAATCCCTCGGGGAGCTTGAAATCAAACAAGATCAAGTCCAGCAAAAAGAAGGCATTCAGACATTGGATGAACTGATGGAGGCCGACCAGCAAAGTAAAGCGACATACAGAGCGAACTTGGCACCTCCGATCAAGACCGCGGTCGGATGGGTGCCCCCGGAATTTGACTATGATCATATCCTGACTGTAGATGAATGCCGTGGAAGTCCTGACAGCAGTTCAGAAACAGGGTATATCAAGAACCGTTATTCCTTCTGTTGGTCCCATGTGGCGACATATCAAGTCCCAGTAAAATGCATCGGAGGAATCTGTATAAACGCAGGGGTTCAATTTCAATTCACGGAAATAGGTTATGGCTCCAACCAAAGCCGGAACATGAGAATCTATTATACACTTGACGATATCATCGTAACCGATCCAGCTTTAAATGGAGCCAAGTTGAAAATCGATATGGTATGTGAATCGAAATTGAACGCAGGTGACTGTAAAGAGGATCCCGGCTATCCACCGACGGAACGAACGATCGCCCACTGGAAAAACACGAACTTCGATACAGAAATCTTCACCTCAGAAGCTCCCCCAGCAACTGATTCAAATCCTGACCAGTTGGGATACATGGAATTTTGGCCGAAACTCACCCTTACCCATTCAGCAAGGAAATACAAAAAAAGCATAGATGGCATTAAACAGACCGTCCGTTATGACTCTGCAAAATACATGTTCGCTTTCCCAAATCAATATTTCCGGCAAGGAGCCGTATTCAGCAAAGCCACACCGGTCTTCAATGTCCCGATCACGAAGCCGGAATTCAAAATGCTAACTGAAGCCGGGCAGCATTGGAAGGAGGCTATGGACCACCCAGAACAGACAAAGCCTCAAATGGTTGGAAAGAACATACCGGGAGCCGTGGGAGACAGCACTCTGACACGGATGTATACAAAACGTCATCAGGATGAATACAACCTTAATAGGAACAAGACAAGAAGGATTTGTGACCGGGAGTTCGGAGATGAGGATCGGACAGGAAAGCAGTGTGACGAATATCCTTTTGCTTCCACCTGGGAAGGTTCATCGACGAACGGATCGGATAATTTTTCTGTAAGAATGATTTCCGCTGATTCGAACGGTGCTGCAGGGACATGGCTCGGTGCCTGGTACGCCTATGACCGGATTCTGGATGGGGATGCTTTTAATGTGGAGGTCGAAGCTCCTGAGAAAATCGCGACGATCCGATCGGAAGGCCAGCCTCAGGACGGCCAGGATAACCGATCAAGTGATAACTTCACGATCGGGAACATCCCTCCTTACGCGACCAAGTTACAATGGAAAATCGTCGACGGTCCTAAAGATGCAAAATTCGATGTCATGAAAGACATCAGCTTCGGTATCGACGAAACGATCTTCTATGATCTTACAGACGGGACCGAGTCAGAAATCAAAACGAGTGAAGATTTCTACATCGCCAGACCGAAAAACACCGATGGAGAAAGCTTCACCGTCGAAGTCTATGCAATCCCTTAA
- the bla gene encoding class A beta-lactamase, whose protein sequence is MKSLSNIFSTSAFRKIMPVLFLSCATLLGCSNNNVNTELTKPKKQETADNHAFAKLEEKFDAKLGVFALDTGTNQTVTYHPDERFAYASTHKALAVGALLQQKSIEELNQRITYTREDLVNYNPITEKHVDTGMTIKELSDASLRYSDNTAGNLILKQLGGPAGFKKALGEIGDKVTNPERIEPDLNEVNPGETHDTSTPRALATSLQAFTLGDALPTEKRELLIDWMKRNTTGDALIRAGVPKGWVVADKTGAGSYGTRNDISIIWPSKGDPIVLAVLSSRDKKDADYNDDLIAEATKEVIKALKVKNK, encoded by the coding sequence ATGAAATCATTGAGCAACATTTTTAGTACTTCCGCATTCAGAAAAATTATGCCTGTTCTATTTCTTTCATGTGCAACGCTTTTAGGTTGTTCAAACAATAACGTTAATACGGAATTAACTAAACCTAAAAAACAAGAAACTGCCGATAACCATGCTTTTGCTAAGCTTGAAGAAAAATTTGATGCTAAACTTGGTGTCTTTGCGTTGGATACTGGCACAAACCAAACAGTGACCTATCATCCAGATGAGCGTTTTGCTTATGCATCCACACATAAGGCTCTAGCTGTAGGAGCACTTTTACAACAGAAATCAATCGAAGAACTTAATCAAAGAATTACCTATACACGTGAGGATCTTGTTAATTATAATCCGATTACAGAAAAGCATGTCGATACGGGGATGACTATTAAGGAGCTTTCTGATGCTTCTCTTCGATACAGTGACAATACTGCTGGGAACCTTATCCTTAAACAACTGGGCGGCCCGGCTGGATTTAAAAAGGCACTGGGGGAAATCGGGGATAAAGTCACCAACCCTGAGCGAATTGAGCCAGATTTAAATGAAGTTAATCCTGGTGAAACTCATGATACGAGTACACCAAGAGCACTTGCCACTAGTCTTCAGGCTTTTACATTGGGAGATGCACTTCCAACTGAGAAACGTGAACTTTTAATAGACTGGATGAAGAGAAATACTACTGGAGATGCGTTAATTCGTGCTGGAGTTCCGAAAGGTTGGGTAGTGGCTGATAAGACTGGAGCAGGCTCATATGGTACGCGAAATGACATATCGATCATTTGGCCATCAAAAGGAGACCCGATTGTTCTTGCTGTCCTTTCAAGTCGTGATAAAAAAGATGCCGATTACAACGACGACCTTATTGCTGAGGCCACAAAAGAGGTAATAAAGGCCCTTAAAGTCAAAAATAAATAG
- a CDS encoding GNAT family N-acetyltransferase, protein MKYRKANIDDIDKLVELRKKQLVDEGIEPNIDIDRDLYVFFKNKLSDGTLIQWLVEDNEEIIACGAVIFYEFPPCYTNKTGKKAYITNMYTNENYRGQGIATKLLTKLVDEVKISGISQIWLGASKMGRPVYKKFGFMETDEFLELNIF, encoded by the coding sequence TTGAAATATCGTAAAGCAAATATCGATGATATTGATAAATTGGTCGAGTTAAGAAAAAAGCAATTAGTTGATGAGGGGATAGAACCTAATATAGATATTGATAGAGACCTATATGTTTTCTTTAAAAATAAACTAAGTGATGGTACTTTAATTCAATGGCTAGTGGAAGATAATGAAGAAATTATAGCTTGTGGTGCAGTAATTTTTTATGAATTTCCACCTTGTTACACCAATAAGACTGGAAAAAAGGCATATATCACAAATATGTATACTAATGAAAATTATCGTGGACAAGGAATCGCAACAAAGCTGTTAACTAAATTAGTTGATGAAGTTAAGATTTCAGGTATTTCACAAATATGGCTTGGGGCTTCAAAAATGGGTAGACCAGTGTATAAGAAGTTTGGTTTTATGGAAACTGATGAATTTCTAGAATTAAATATTTTTTAA
- a CDS encoding LysR family transcriptional regulator: MNIKEIALKIEILNRQNLSKSAEITNYTQSALTAKVKKIESEIGKLVFKRTPQGLKITSVGIQYKNYLQLISQEYEEFLQNIGAIQTNSKVDFGTSHTTLKIYGAHIANTLNMNDIQMDVDFAVDSSNAINQKVHNSELDCALISEPIKKYPDLTYDIVATETFEVISSKDHIINFDWETPITLLVLSIGCMYTRAVTEWLMNNQIPYKLKEIKSISSIQDFLQISNTIAVLNTKLIDLYNYTNIHYYKLSFNNVINTVFVYKMNDGEQNNIVQLKNVLKTIG, translated from the coding sequence ATGAACATCAAAGAAATAGCATTGAAAATTGAAATATTAAACCGTCAAAATTTAAGTAAGTCTGCAGAAATCACGAACTATACTCAATCCGCCCTTACGGCTAAAGTGAAAAAAATAGAGTCGGAAATTGGAAAACTTGTTTTTAAACGCACGCCCCAAGGATTAAAAATCACTAGCGTAGGAATACAATATAAAAACTATCTTCAACTTATTTCACAAGAGTACGAAGAATTTTTACAAAACATTGGTGCCATTCAAACTAACTCTAAAGTGGATTTTGGCACATCACATACAACCTTGAAAATCTATGGTGCCCATATCGCGAATACTTTGAATATGAACGACATTCAAATGGATGTGGATTTCGCTGTAGATTCCAGTAATGCCATAAACCAAAAAGTGCACAATTCCGAATTAGATTGTGCACTCATTAGTGAACCTATTAAGAAATATCCCGACTTAACTTATGACATCGTTGCAACTGAAACATTCGAGGTCATTTCAAGTAAGGACCATATCATCAATTTTGATTGGGAAACACCTATTACATTGCTCGTATTGAGTATAGGTTGTATGTATACAAGAGCTGTGACCGAATGGCTTATGAATAATCAAATACCATATAAATTAAAGGAAATAAAATCAATCAGCAGTATCCAAGATTTTTTGCAAATCAGCAATACCATTGCAGTATTGAATACTAAGCTTATAGATTTATATAACTATACAAACATTCACTATTACAAATTAAGCTTTAACAATGTCATTAATACCGTTTTCGTTTATAAGATGAACGACGGCGAACAGAACAATATCGTACAATTAAAAAATGTTCTGAAGACGATTGGTTAA
- the proS gene encoding proline--tRNA ligase: MSQKTDDFSKWYIDTIQKADLMDYTPVRGCIAFKPDGYELWEHIQEEMDKRFKETGHRNAYFPMLIPESFFEKEKDHIEGFSPELPWVTEAAGEKLEERLALRPTSETMIGHLYSNWIKSYRDLPVLINQWANVFRWEKKTLPFIRTSEFLWQEGHTAHVDQEDARKETMQMLTIYKEVVEGLLAIPVYDGQKTPLERFAGAIDTFSIEAMMKDGKAVQAGTSHYLGTKFAEAFDIKYLNKENKHAYVHTTSWGTSTRLIGSVIMVHGDEQGLVLPPKIAPTQVVLIPVGPWKKNHAIMEKLDEIFAALKAKGIRVRLDDSDQSPGYKFNEWELKGVPVRIELGPRDLENNQGLMKARDEEEKVSVPLESIVENIKKELETMQTRLFEKAKAFRAENSHTHIDTIEQLKQHLAESEQNGTIPGWILAGWCGEDACEENVKEKTKFTTRNIPFNPPTTKHTCLHCGKEAKHTVWFARAY, from the coding sequence ATGTCACAAAAAACAGACGATTTTTCAAAATGGTATATTGATACGATTCAAAAAGCTGATTTAATGGATTACACCCCAGTTCGCGGTTGTATTGCATTTAAGCCAGATGGCTATGAATTATGGGAACATATTCAAGAAGAGATGGATAAACGGTTTAAAGAAACCGGTCATCGCAATGCATACTTCCCAATGTTAATTCCAGAATCCTTCTTCGAAAAGGAAAAGGATCATATTGAAGGATTCTCACCAGAGCTTCCTTGGGTAACAGAAGCGGCAGGAGAGAAATTAGAAGAACGTTTAGCACTGCGTCCAACTTCAGAAACAATGATTGGACATTTGTATTCAAACTGGATTAAAAGTTATCGAGATCTTCCAGTTTTAATTAATCAATGGGCAAATGTATTCCGTTGGGAAAAGAAAACCCTTCCATTCATCCGTACCTCTGAATTTTTATGGCAAGAAGGTCATACTGCTCATGTGGATCAAGAAGATGCGCGTAAGGAAACAATGCAAATGTTAACTATTTATAAAGAAGTCGTAGAAGGATTACTTGCGATTCCAGTTTATGATGGGCAAAAGACACCATTAGAACGCTTTGCTGGTGCGATTGATACATTCTCCATTGAAGCGATGATGAAAGATGGAAAAGCCGTACAAGCAGGTACCTCACACTACTTAGGTACAAAATTTGCGGAAGCATTTGATATAAAATATTTAAATAAAGAAAATAAACACGCATATGTTCATACAACATCTTGGGGTACGTCCACACGTTTAATTGGTTCGGTCATCATGGTTCATGGCGATGAACAAGGTCTTGTTTTACCACCAAAAATAGCACCGACTCAAGTTGTTTTGATTCCAGTTGGTCCATGGAAAAAGAACCATGCAATTATGGAGAAATTAGATGAAATCTTTGCAGCTTTAAAAGCGAAAGGAATTCGCGTTCGTCTTGATGATTCTGATCAATCACCAGGCTATAAATTTAATGAATGGGAGTTAAAAGGTGTACCTGTACGTATTGAACTTGGTCCACGTGATTTAGAAAATAATCAAGGTTTAATGAAAGCACGTGATGAAGAGGAGAAAGTTTCCGTACCTTTAGAATCAATTGTTGAAAACATTAAAAAAGAACTTGAAACAATGCAAACTCGTCTATTTGAAAAAGCAAAAGCTTTCCGTGCGGAGAATTCACACACACATATCGATACAATCGAACAGTTAAAACAACATCTAGCAGAATCCGAACAAAATGGAACAATTCCTGGTTGGATATTAGCTGGTTGGTGCGGAGAGGATGCTTGTGAAGAAAATGTAAAAGAAAAAACAAAATTCACAACAAGAAACATTCCATTTAACCCACCGACAACAAAGCACACATGCCTTCATTGTGGTAAAGAAGCAAAACATACGGTTTGGTTTGCTCGTGCTTACTAA
- a CDS encoding YkvA family protein: MFNKIKTWARNLKRQIFILYFACKDPRVPWYAKVFTACVVAYAFSPIDLIPDFIPILGYLDDVILVPIGIMIALKLIRKNILTDCEVKAEEMMKNGKPKNWIVGSIIVLIWGLIIIWAIINIYRLMK, encoded by the coding sequence ATGTTCAACAAAATTAAAACTTGGGCGAGGAATCTAAAACGACAGATTTTTATCCTTTACTTTGCTTGTAAAGATCCAAGAGTGCCTTGGTATGCAAAAGTATTTACGGCTTGTGTTGTAGCTTATGCTTTCAGTCCGATTGACCTAATACCAGATTTTATACCTATTCTTGGCTACTTAGACGATGTAATTCTCGTTCCAATAGGGATAATGATTGCATTAAAGCTGATACGAAAGAATATATTAACCGACTGTGAAGTTAAGGCAGAGGAAATGATGAAAAACGGAAAGCCGAAGAATTGGATAGTGGGCTCTATAATAGTATTGATTTGGGGCTTGATTATAATATGGGCTATTATAAATATTTATCGCTTAATGAAATAA
- the blaI gene encoding penicillinase repressor BlaI: MEKNIPSISESEWEIMNVLWDKAPQTANDIIVSLQESSQWKPKTIRTLLDRLVQKDVVGVNKNLRVYTFYPLYTQEECQRAETESFINRIYGGTLKSMLVQFIQEDTLSDDDINELRFILNKKPKK; encoded by the coding sequence ATGGAGAAAAACATTCCTAGCATATCAGAATCAGAATGGGAAATCATGAACGTGCTTTGGGATAAAGCCCCTCAAACAGCAAATGACATCATCGTTTCCTTACAGGAGAGTAGCCAGTGGAAGCCGAAAACCATACGCACTCTTCTCGATCGATTGGTTCAAAAAGATGTAGTAGGTGTCAATAAAAATCTAAGAGTTTACACCTTTTACCCGCTCTATACACAGGAAGAGTGCCAGCGTGCCGAGACCGAATCATTCATCAACCGTATCTATGGAGGTACCTTGAAATCCATGCTTGTCCAATTCATTCAGGAAGATACCCTATCTGATGATGATATCAATGAACTACGCTTTATTTTAAATAAGAAACCTAAAAAGTAA
- a CDS encoding BlaR1 family beta-lactam sensor/signal transducer, with product MYLTHFIIGLLVSSFSVAVILLIRKWFGRRLTAKWYYHLWMFLFMALALPFIPTDLYNFSTLFSGGDTYQANAPSSNMNMTGTDMMQGLHLIQDFSVSVNRPDLSLLNIGVMGLWMSGMLLFTFTMIRGWLTLRRIKNYSSPFSNQEALVLFEECKKRLQIKKSIKIVISKRVQSPMIFGLFQTYIVLPSQHEDWLSLKNYEYIFLHELSHYKNKDLLTNYVILFYQIIYWFNPLVWLAFREMRLDREIACDASVLQLLDDHSFSEYGNTIINFLDLSKRSSKLQMVTQLNGSKLQIKKRIERISAYEHSTKKSIRKSVFIYVLASIILTIQLPFVSAFTTENDRYHFNNDGVVSEDLHQFFKGYEGSFVLYDHAAQQYRIYNEEKSTLRVSPDSTYKIYSALFALESNVISPEESTLSWDGTDQPYDAWNMDHDVSSALQNSVNWYFQALDRKTGFETIQSNLQAINYGNSDVSGGLGEFWLESSLKISPVEQVQLLQAFYYNQLGYKKLHSQTVKEALLLEKNEEASLSGKTGTGTVNGKNINGWFIGYVETKNNTYFFATNIQNEDDSSGSKAGEITLSILKDLGIYQENGGEKNGEKHS from the coding sequence ATGTATTTAACCCATTTTATAATAGGTCTATTGGTGTCTTCATTTTCCGTTGCTGTAATTCTACTTATACGAAAATGGTTTGGAAGACGATTAACAGCAAAATGGTACTATCATTTGTGGATGTTTCTTTTTATGGCTTTAGCACTTCCATTCATACCCACTGATTTATATAATTTTAGTACCCTCTTTAGCGGTGGGGATACATATCAGGCTAATGCACCCAGCTCTAATATGAACATGACTGGAACTGATATGATGCAAGGCCTGCACCTAATACAAGACTTTTCTGTATCGGTCAATCGGCCGGACCTGTCCTTACTTAATATTGGGGTGATGGGTTTATGGATGTCAGGGATGCTTTTATTTACCTTTACTATGATTCGTGGATGGCTCACACTTAGAAGGATAAAGAATTATTCTTCTCCGTTTTCCAATCAAGAGGCTCTCGTGCTTTTCGAAGAATGCAAAAAAAGACTACAGATTAAAAAATCAATAAAGATTGTCATTTCGAAAAGAGTCCAATCTCCAATGATATTCGGGCTTTTTCAAACATATATCGTCTTGCCTTCCCAGCATGAAGACTGGCTTAGCTTGAAAAATTACGAGTATATCTTTCTTCATGAACTGAGTCACTATAAAAACAAGGATTTGCTGACAAATTACGTGATATTGTTCTATCAAATCATTTATTGGTTTAATCCCCTTGTCTGGCTCGCTTTTAGAGAAATGAGATTGGATCGGGAAATCGCATGTGATGCATCTGTTTTACAGTTACTAGATGATCATTCATTTAGTGAATATGGAAATACAATCATTAATTTTTTGGATCTTTCAAAACGGTCAAGTAAACTACAGATGGTGACACAGTTAAACGGTTCGAAGCTTCAAATCAAAAAACGAATTGAACGAATTTCTGCCTATGAACATTCCACAAAAAAATCAATAAGAAAAAGCGTCTTTATTTATGTGTTGGCCAGTATCATTTTGACAATCCAATTACCTTTCGTTTCCGCATTTACGACGGAAAATGACCGATACCATTTTAATAATGATGGAGTGGTTTCTGAGGATTTACATCAATTCTTTAAAGGGTATGAAGGAAGCTTTGTTTTATATGATCATGCCGCACAGCAATATCGCATTTATAATGAAGAGAAAAGTACATTGCGGGTATCACCTGATTCCACATATAAAATCTATAGTGCCTTATTTGCACTAGAATCAAATGTGATATCTCCCGAAGAATCCACCCTTTCATGGGATGGGACGGATCAACCCTATGACGCTTGGAATATGGATCACGATGTCTCATCTGCTTTGCAAAATTCTGTAAACTGGTATTTCCAAGCATTAGATCGTAAAACAGGATTCGAAACAATACAATCCAATCTACAAGCGATAAACTATGGAAATTCCGATGTATCTGGGGGATTGGGTGAATTCTGGCTCGAATCCTCATTGAAAATCTCTCCAGTCGAGCAGGTCCAACTGCTGCAAGCCTTTTATTACAATCAATTGGGATATAAGAAATTGCATAGCCAAACTGTAAAGGAAGCCCTACTCTTAGAAAAGAATGAGGAAGCTAGCCTATCAGGGAAAACAGGTACAGGAACTGTGAATGGAAAAAACATCAATGGCTGGTTTATCGGGTATGTAGAGACGAAGAACAATACTTATTTCTTTGCTACCAATATACAAAATGAAGATGATTCATCTGGAAGCAAGGCGGGAGAAATTACTTTATCAATTTTAAAAGATTTAGGAATCTATCAAGAAAATGGTGGGGAGAAAAATGGAGAAAAACATTCCTAG